In Sphingomonas sp. PAMC26645, one DNA window encodes the following:
- a CDS encoding TniB family NTP-binding protein, whose translation MTDRFSSAPEQEMPASAATRVGKAKARFDAIRVDYPPQTAVVAALDEMRIAAIGRPAHGPCGGAMLVAPHGCGKTESIVALRRRLEASAEESCKPLLHVETAGAGTTDSLPTSILQALGAARPDVGTEKARWPRAIAEMQRCGVQIVVFDEFNRAARRPRMSRAIATAIREKIMDAGIAPVAFVGSEDAGSVLAQVPELMERLDDDIDLSPLRWDTKGDRALFVSFLADLDDAMVDAGILACLSGLTHESIARPLWEASAGRVRRICKIVRAAMAVALHDGRASVDRNDLAEAVDSYCIPRDFCQSNPFARQHVQ comes from the coding sequence ATGACCGACCGGTTCAGCTCTGCCCCCGAGCAAGAGATGCCCGCCAGCGCAGCCACCCGCGTCGGCAAGGCCAAGGCGAGGTTTGATGCGATCCGCGTGGATTACCCACCTCAGACCGCGGTCGTGGCCGCGCTTGATGAGATGCGCATTGCGGCGATCGGTCGCCCGGCACATGGTCCTTGCGGCGGGGCCATGCTTGTCGCGCCTCACGGTTGCGGCAAAACCGAATCCATTGTCGCCCTTCGCCGTCGTCTGGAGGCATCGGCTGAAGAGAGCTGCAAACCGTTGCTCCATGTCGAGACCGCGGGGGCCGGCACGACCGACTCCCTGCCGACCTCGATCCTGCAGGCGCTCGGCGCTGCCCGGCCGGATGTCGGCACCGAAAAGGCGCGCTGGCCAAGAGCGATCGCGGAGATGCAGCGCTGCGGTGTGCAGATCGTCGTCTTCGATGAGTTCAACCGCGCCGCACGTAGACCCCGAATGAGCCGTGCTATCGCCACGGCGATCCGCGAAAAGATCATGGACGCAGGTATCGCGCCGGTAGCCTTTGTTGGATCGGAAGATGCCGGATCGGTCCTGGCGCAGGTGCCCGAACTGATGGAGCGGCTCGACGATGACATCGATCTCTCGCCCCTACGCTGGGACACGAAGGGGGATCGGGCACTCTTTGTGAGTTTCCTGGCTGATCTCGACGACGCGATGGTGGATGCAGGCATTCTGGCTTGCCTGTCCGGTCTTACGCACGAGAGTATTGCGCGGCCGCTTTGGGAGGCGTCGGCGGGCCGAGTGCGGCGCATCTGCAAAATCGTCCGCGCTGCTATGGCTGTTGCCCTGCACGATGGACGTGCCTCCGTCGATCGGAACGATCTGGCAGAGGCAGTCGATAGCTACTGCATCCCGCGCGATTTTTGCCAGAGCAACCCGTTTGCCAGACAGCACGTGCAATGA